The segment CCGGTACCAATGATGCTCGCCAAACTACTGCCTGTCGCGGTGCCGTCCAGCGTGAGCCCGAAACCCGACCCGGTGATCGTGCCGGTGTTGGATAAGACGATATTTCCGCTGCTGGCCACGATACTGCTGGTGCTGCCGAGCGTGATGAGGCCGCTGTAGGTGGCGGAGGTGGCCGAGCTGTTGGTCAGCGCGCCGCCACTGGAAACTCCGGTGCCATTGAGGGTCAAGGCCTCAGCCGTGCTCAAGGTAAAGCCATTCAGGTCGAGCGCCGCACCCGAGGTAACGGAGGTTCCGCCCGCGGTTGTCCCCAGCGCGGCGGTACTGCCCAGTTTGAGCGTGCCCACGCTGATAGTGGTTAGGCCGGTAAAGGTGTTGGCCCCCGAGAGCGTCCAGGTGCCCGAACCCGCTTTGGTCAAGGTGCCGGCGCCGGTACCAATAATGCTCGCCAAACTACTGCCTGTCGCGGTGCCGTCCAGCGTGAGCCCGAAACCCGAACCGGTGATCGTGCCGGTATTGGACAGCACGATGTTTCCGCTGCTGGCCACGATACTGCTGGTGCTGCCCAGGGTGATGAGGCCGCTATAGGTGGCGGCGGTGGCCGAGCTGTTGGTCAGGGCACCGCCACTGGAAACTCCGGTGCCATTGAGGGTCAAGGCCTCTGCCGTGCTCAAGGTAAAGCCATTCAGGTCGAGCGCCGCGCCGGAGGCGACCGTGGTGCTACCGTCGATGGTTCCTAGCGCTGCTGTACTACCTAGTTTGAGCGTGCCCGTACTGATGGTGGTCGCGCCGGTAAAGGTGTTCGCTCCCGACAGTGTCAGCGTGCCTGTACCGGCCTTGGTCAACCCGCCCCCGCCGCTGATGATGCCGCTGTAGGTGGCGTCCCGATTGTCGGCATCACCGATGGTGAGAGTGAAGCTGCTGAGCGCGGTGGTGCCGCTGCCGGTCATCGAGTCGATGATCTTGTTGCCGGCGATGGTGAAGTTGCCGCTGTTAGCGACGCCAGAGCTGGTGGCAATCGTGCCCGTGCTGTTCAGGGCCAGCGTGCCCGCGCTGATGGTGGTGGCTCCGGTAAAGGTATTGCCCCCCGACAGTGTCAGCGTGCCTGTACCTGCCTTGGTGAGGCCGCCCGTGCCGCTGATGATGCCGCTATAGGTGGCTGAGGTATTGGTGGCATCACCGATCGTCAGGGTGTTGCTGCCGAGCTCGGTGGTGCCGCTACCGGTCATCGAATCGATGATCTTGTTGCCGGCGATGGTGAAGTTGCCGCTGTTGGCGACGCCGGAGCTGCTCGCAATCGTGCCCGTGCTGTTCAGGCCCAGCGTTCCTGCGCTGATCGTGGTGGCACCGGTATAGGTGTTCACACCACCCAGTGTCAGGGTGCCCGTGCCCGCCTTGGTGAGAGTGCCGCCGCTGCTCGTGAGTGCGCTGGCCCAGGTGACGCTCTGACCGTTGGTGTCCACTTTGTATTGCTGGCTGGCGTCAGTGCTGAAACGGCTGGAATAGTCGGTGATGTTTGCACTGCTGTACTGCAATGTGCCACCGCCAAAAGTGATCGTGCCACTGCTGCCGAGCGCGCCCGAGGAGCCGAGGTTGAGCGTGCCGGCACTGAGCTCCGTCCCGCCGGTGTAGGTGTTGGCCCCAGATAGGGTCAGGGTGCCCGTACCGAGCATGAAGAGTTTGCCGATGGTAAGCGGGTCACTGACGGTGATATCGCCGGCCCCGTTGAAGCGCAAGAAGACGACTCCTGTGATGGCGCTACCCGAGGTCGGGTTGAGGGTCAGCATACCAGCGTCGCTCTGGATTATTGTGTCATTCGTCAGGGTGATGAGACCGGTGAGGGTATTGTTGCCCGACAAGTTGCGAATACTGGTGCCGCCGACGATGGAGATGGCGTCCGCCAGGGTGATGCCGCCGGAGAGTTGGAGGGCTGCGCCGGCGGCAATGGTGACGCCGCCGGCACTGGTGCCGAGCGCACTGCTATGAGTCGCGGCCAGTATGCCTTCACTGATGGTGGTCAGGCCGGTAAAGGTATTGACCCCCGACAGTGTCAGCGTGCCTGTACCAGCCTTGGTCAGTCCGCCCGTGCCACTGATGATGCCGCTGTAGGTGGCTGAGGTATTGGTGGCATCACCGATGGTCAGGGTGTTGCTGCCGAGCGCGGTGGTGCCGCTACCAGTCATCGAATCGATGGTTTTGTTACCGCCGATACTGAAGGCACTGTTGTTGGTAATCCCTGAACTGCTCGCAATCGTACCCGTGCTGTTCAGCGCCAGCGTTCCCGCGCTGATCGTGGTGGCACCGGTATAGGTGTTCACACCACCCAGTGTCAGGGTGCCCGTGCCCGCCTTGGTGAGTGTGCCGCCGCTGCTCGTGAGTGCGCTGGCCCAGGTGACGCTCTGACCGTTGGTATCCACGTTGTAGAGCTGGCTGGAGGCCGTGCTGAAACGGCTGGAGTAGTCGGTGGTGTTTGCACTGCTGTACTGCAAGATGCCACCGCCAAAACTGATCGTGCCACTGCTGCCGATCGCACCCGAGGAGCCGAGGTTCAGCGTGCCGGCATTGAGGGCCGTGCCGCCGGTGAAGGTGTTGGCCCCAGAGAGCGTCAGCGTGCCCGTACCGGCCTTGGTGATATCGCCCCCCGTGCCACTGATGATGCCGCTGTAGGTGGCAGATCTATTGGAGGCATCACCGATCGTCAGGGTGTTGCTGCCCAGATCGGTGGTGCCGCTGCCGGTGAGCGAGTCGATGGTCTTGTTGCCGGCGATACTAAAAGTGTCACCGCTTCCGACGTCGACACCCGAACTGCTTTCAATCGTGCCGGTACTGTTCAGTGCCAGCGTACCGTTACTGATCGTGGTGGCGCCGGTATACGTGTTTGCTGCGCCCAAAGTCCAGGTGCCTGCGCCAAGTTTTATTAGCGAACCGCTGCCACTGATGATGCCGGATACGGTGCCATTTTCACTACCCCGTACCGAAAGGTCGAAACCAGCGGTAGCGATGGTACCGGAAAGCGTGATGTTTCCAGTCAAACTGGCGATACTGGAGTCACTACCTAACGTAATTGGACCGCTGTAGGTGGCGGTGGTTGACGAATCATTGTGCAGTGCACCGACCTCAGTACCATTGTCCAGCCAGTTGCCATTGAGGGTCAAAGCCTCAGCGGTACTCAAGGTAACGCCGTTGAGGTCGAGCGCCGCGCCCGTTGCGATCGTTGTTCCGCTCGCGGTGGTCCCCAGCGCGGTGGTACTCCCCAGGCGTATTCTGCCGTCGTTGATCGTCGTCGTGCCGGTATAGGTGTTGTTACCGCTTAACATCAGCCTGCCGCTACCCTCCTTGATGACGTTGGTCTTGCTGATGTTGCCGCTGTACTCGCCGCCGCTGGTGCCCGGGTTAAAGGTGGTGGTGCCGGTGCCGCTGATCGCTCCGGTACCGTCGATGGTGCCGCCGGCGTTGAGCACAAGATTGAGCGTACCGGTGGAGTTCGAGATGTTGGCATTGACGGCGATGGCCCCAGCGGCGGTGAGAGTGAGGGTGCGCGTACCGGCGGCGGTGCCGGTGGCAATGGCGCTGGCAACGGTGATATCGCCGGCATCGGTCCCCGTGCTGCCGGTGGTGATGGTGACGCTGGTGCCGGCGTTGAGGCTGGTGACGATGCTGCTGGCCAGAATCGTCGAGGTGGCGGTCGGGGTGAAAGTACTGGAATACGCGGTGCCACTCGCTCCACTGGCAGCGATGGTGACGTTGCGCGGGTCGAGCAACCAGTTGCCTGCCTGCCCGGCGCTGGCCGAGGTGTCCACAGTGCCAAAGGCTTGCAGGATATTGTAGCTGGAGGTTTCGACCTGGCCGCCGTCGCCGCTGCTTATGCCACTCGTTGCCGCGATGGTGCCGTGGAAGCCGGTATAGTCATCGGACCACAACACCACCTTGCCGCCATCGCCGTTGGTAATCGCGCTGGCATCAATGCTGGCACCGGCCTCCATGGTGACGACTTTGGCGTGTTTGAGCGTGCCACCGCCCATCCAGTCGCCGCCCACCAAGACCTCGCCACCGCCGGTGGCTCCCGTCGCCGTGATCTGGCTGCTGCTGGTCAGGCTGATGTCATCGCCTTCGAGCCAGATGCGCCCGCCCTTTTCAGTGAGGCTGCTGGCCGAGAGGGTGCCGCTGTGGCGGATGACGCCACCCTGCAGGCTGCTGACAGCCTGCGCCGAGAGGATGATCAGGCCACCGGGGGCGAGCACGGCGTTGTTGTTTTCCACCAGCGCGGCGATCTGGCTCGGGGTGGCGGTCAGGCCGGCCAGCGTCCCGTTTCCGGCGAAGTTAAGGCTAATGGCTTCACCCGAAGCCAGCGCCACGGTACCGGACTGGGCAATGATAACACCGTCGTTGCGCACGTCCGGCGCCAGCAGCGCGATGTAGCCGCCCAGCGCAGCCCTCAGTTCGCCAGCGTTGCTCACGCTGCCCGTCGCTCCGTTGCGCTCAAAGGTGGTACCCCCGGCCATGAAGTCATCGACGCCGATGCGGTGGGTGGTGGCGACGAGTCCGCCCACATCGACACTCGCGCCGGGGGCAAAGACCACGCCATTGGGATTGGTGAGAAAAACCTGCCCCGGTGCGGTGATGCGGCCAAAAATCTGGCTGGGGTTGCTGTCGAGTACGCGGTTGAGGGTAACGCTGCTGCTGGACGGCTGGTTGAAGTTAACTTGGGCGGCACTGCCGACGTTGAAGGTGGCCCAGTCGATGGCGGCGCGGGCGGTGGACTGGTTGATATTCAGCACGGCGGCGTCTTGTGTCAGGGATGCCGAGCCGGCCACGACACTGCCGCCGGTGGGCAACTGATTGGCCGCCACCTGTGCCCACGTGGGCGCAGGCAGGACGGCGCCGATGAAGGCGAAGCAGGCGAGTGCCACCCAGGTGGTGGTGAGTTCGTTACAGAAGAGGAAGAACCGGTAGAAAGAAGTCATCAGGAGGCGTGGGCGCGGAATCAGAACGGCAGGGTGGCGGTGAGCCAGAAGCGGCCTTTTTCCAGTGAGCCGTCCTGGTCCTTGCCGGTGGTGGTGTCGCGGTTGGGGTTTTCGCCCAAGCGGTGGGCGTAGGTGCCCTTCAGGGTGAGGCCGGCCGGACCGATCCAGGCGAGCGAGACGCCCAGGCCGTCGAGTTCGTAGCGGTTGAGCGCGGGGGCGCCGGCAAAGCGGTTGTCGGTGTTGAGGGTGGCGCTGCCCCAGTCGTAAAAGCCGGTCACCACGAGGTTGGCCCTGGCGCGCCAGCGCAATTCGACGTTGAGCATCGTGCCCTCACTGCCGCCACCTTCGTTGGACGGGTAGGCCCGCACGCCGTTGGCCCCGCCAAGGAAGAACTTTTCGGAGGAATCGAGGTTCTTGCTGGCAAACTGCCCGGTGAGCAGGACGTAAAGTGAGAAATTAGTGGTCAGTGCCTGCTGGCGCGACAGGGAGTAGCGCAGCTTGCTATAGCGGCCGTGGGTCTGCGTGGTCGCCGCATCGGCGGCTTGGTTCGGCGAGCCGTCCAGGTCGGCATTACCCGCGGTGAGGGTCAGGCTGGCCTGGTTGGCGCCGCCGCCGCCCCATTTGTCGAACCGGTTGCCCATCAGGCCGGCACTCAAGTTGCGCACCCCGTACGCAGTGGTGGTGGCCGCGTTGGCCTCGTTGTCGAAGGTCTTGTCGTCGTAGGCAGCGGACAGATACAGGTTTTGGGCGCGACTGCGCAGCAGCGGATACTGCGCATCGAGGCCGGCACTGGTGGAATTGCCGTTGATCTTAGCGGCGGCGAATTCGGCGGTGACCACGTCGTACTCCAGACGCGAGGCGTTGATGCCAAGTCGCAGGCCGTCGTAACCGACGGGGGCGGAATAGGCCAAACGAGCGTAATCGCTGCCCTCGCTATGCATGAGATTGGCGCCGAGCTGGTCACCGAGTTGCAGGGGGCTGTTGAGGAAAACGGTGGCGGTAACGCGTTCGCTGCCGGTTGCGCGAGCGCCGGTATTGTCCACACCCACTTCGCCGGTGAGCAGAGGCTCGTCGGCCATTTTCAGCAGCAGGTCCGTTTCGGCCTGGCCACTACCCGGGGTGAGGTTGCCGGAGGCAGCGATGCCCGGCAGGTCGTCGAGCACCAGCAAGGCGCGATCGAGCGCGGCGGCGTTGATCGGCTGTCCGGCCGGCTGGGCGGCCAAGAGGGTAGCTTCGGCGCGAGCGGGGGTCAGGCGCCGAGGCGGGTTGCCTTCGATGCGCAGCTGGCCGAAGCGGCCCTCGACAATTTGCAAAGTGACGATCCCGTCGGTGATTTCCTGCCGGGGCAGATAGACGCGCACCAGCCAGCCTGCGGCGCGGTAGGCTTCGCTGACCGCAGTGGTGGCCTGCTGCAAGCCGGCGAAGTCGAGCGGGCGCTGCAGGAAGGAGGCGACAGCCGCGTCGAGTTGCGCGGGCGATAGCAGGGTGTTTCCGGCAAACCGAAATTGGGTGACGTTCACGCTAAAGCCGGGGGCGGCTTTGTAGTCCTGAGGGACGGTGGAGAGCGGCTTCTTTTCGACCGGCAGAGGCGTGGGCAACTGCTGCTCGATTTGCTGGCGCAAGGTGCCGGCGTCGGGAGGTGTCTGAGCGTGCGCGGTTAAAAAACCAAGCAACATGGCCAAGCTGAACGGATAGTGGATATTACGTGCCACTCAGGGGTATCGTCACGGGCGAGCGGAAACTTGAGGGAGAAAAAGGACGATTGGCCGGCAGCAGGGCGGCGGCAGGGCTGAACCAGCCATCACTGGATAACCCATTTAATTGACTTAAAGTCGCTTAGGGTAAAAGTCGGGGCCGTTAATGATTTCGGTGGGTAGCGAGCACCACCAAGGTCGCCCGCGGAGGCCCGATCGATCTCGGACTCAAACCGTTAACCACTGATGAGCACTGATGTGCACTGATAAATCCACCCCGTTGAAGATTGCTCAAGTGTCACAGTTACGGCCTTCGATTACGCGTATCGAATTCGTAACGCTATTTAACCGATGAAGCAGGTTAACCACCGTGGGGCAAAGACCGGCACCTGATTTTCGATTGGAGCGGTTTGCGTTTTATCAGTGGCGATCAGTGTCCATCAGTGGTTAGCCGGTTCGTTGCCTTGTCCGACTCAGACGATCCACCCGAAACGTCGAGGAACCAAATCTCTGGTTCAAGGACTTGTTCTCGGATCGGGCTAAAATCACCGCGCCATGCCGACATACGCAGACTGCACGGCTCGAAATCACCCCAAAAGCATTACCATAACGGAGGCGCTGCCTCCATTTTGAGACTCGAAATGGACCCAATCCCTCGTTTTTTCAAGAAGCCGGCCGACACCTTTTCATCCTAGTAGGTAGCGCACTTCGATTCGCATCTGCCTATACTGCAATATCAAAGGAACTCCATCGTTTTAGCCGCGAAAGAACGCAAAGAGCGCATAGACATACAGGGTTTGTTCTTTGCGTTCTCTGCGTTCTTTTGCGGCTAAACTGCCTTGGTTTTATCCGGCAAGTTCAAAGTCCGCCCTGAGGATCTCCGCGGACTGCGGGCCTTTGGTGAAGATTACCCGGAGGCGAGTCGGTATCTGCTCTATCGCGGGCGCGAACGCATTCAGCGTGAAGGGGTGCTCTGTATGCCGATCGACGAATTCCTCTTGGCGCTCAGGCCGGGGGTGTTTCCGGCTTGAGGCAACACGGCCCCAGCAGAAATCATCAAAGCGCTGCGCCTCACCGCACTAAAGACGATAACCCCGTCTCGATTTGGGAAACTCTCCGCGTTGTTCATGGGTCCATCCTTTTTATGAAAACCCCTATTGTCATCTTGCTGCTTTGCGCGGGCCTGCTGGCTGCAACTGGGTGCCAGAACTTTGAGTACCGCGTGAAGCAAAAAGCCGCCTTGGTCGCCACGCTCGATGGCGCCACGCAAGCGCGGTTAAAGGCGGGCGAGATCCGCCTCGGCGACAGCGAGGACCTGGTTTACCTGGCACGCGGAAAACCCGACGAAAAAAAGCTGACCACCACGGCCAGCGGCGAAACCACCACGTGGGTTTATAACCGCTATTGGCAGGAGTACCGGGGGGAAACCGCCGGCGGGTTTCAGCCCCGAGTGCGCCGCGACCCGACCACCGGCGCGACCACCACCTATATGGAGCCGGTTTATCGGCCGGTTTACACCGATCGATCCCAAGCAGTCCTGCGGGTGACGTTCACTGAGGGAAAAGTCTCCGCGATCGAGCGCCCCCAGTCTTGAGCGGAGCGCGAAGGGCGAACGGGCGCGTTTTACTCTATTGAATCAAGGTGGCTAAATTACTGCGGAGGGATGCCTGGGTGCAGGCCATGCCCCCTGAGGGACGACCTCCGTGTCGTCCGTGATCGGGAAGTAGCGCAGACTTCCAGTCTGCTCCGCGTCAGCCCGGGGCAAGGGCTCAAAGCAGACTGGAAGTCTGCGCTACTTTTAGGGGTGTTCGAGCCAGCCCACACGGAGGTGGGCCCTCCCTCGATCACGGCCATGCAGTTACCCACTCAAACCGGTTCCGTGCGGCTAATTTTGAAAGGGACAGGCGATTTATTTGCCCATTTCCGAGGGCAGCGTGTAAACGAGGAAGCCCGCGTTCTCGTAGCGCAACTGGGCCGACGGCGGGACGTCACCGCGCCGACTGGGGGAGAGTAACAGGTAGGACGGCTTAAAATCGCGGATGAGCCGGTGCAGGGAATCAGGGGCAACCCCGCGTACGCTGACCGTGGGGTGATGGTGCCACCACGTCGCTTCGGTGCCGCCGTCGAGCGGGTCACTGAAGGCGATCAGCACGCCGGGCGGTTGGGTTTTGAGGTAGGCGGCGGCGGCGCGCATCTGCTGGTAGTCGCGCAGGTGTTCGCGGTCGTAGGCGTAGTATTTGGCAGGGGAGCCGGTCAGTGCGATTTGCACGGCCCAGAAGGCGAGGCAGGCGAGTGCGGTAACGGCCAACAGGGTTCGGGTGGCGGTCCGGTGGCGGAGACGAGTGAGGAGTTGCGCGCCGCCGAGGGTGGCGAGAATCAGCACAAAGGGCAGGATGAGAACAAGGAAGCGGTACTTGAACTCGGGCCAGCCCAGGCAGGGCGCGGCGATGGCCAAAACCACGGCGAGCAGACTCAGGAGCGAGCGGCGTTGTGCGGCCGGTGTACGCCACAGGGTGAAGCCAAAAAAGGCGGCCAGGCCGAGGCCGAAGACGCCTGTTTCCAGTCCAAGATGCAGCAGAAAGTGTCCGCTGCTGGCGAGGGCGAGGCTCAGGTAGGGGCCCACGTGCTGCCAGCCGAGTGCGCCCACGGCGTAATGGATGCCGGACGGATCGTCCTGGATCGTCACGAGACCGAGTTTACCGGGCAGATAAAAGGTCGAAGTGGAATGGAGCAGGGTTCCGAAGTGGGTGTAGTTCCAGGCCAAGAGGGGCGCAAGGAGCAGGGCTGTTGTTACGAGGTAACCGGTGAGCAGGCGCAGGCGAGAGCGCGTGCCGGGGTGGGGGTTGAGGGCGAGGCCAAAGAGGCCGGCGGGCACCAACAACATGCCGGCGCCGTGGACTTGCCAGGCGAGCGTTGCGCCGAAGCCGGCGAGCAGGGCGCGCTGCCAATCGGGGCGGTCGTTGGCGAGGATCGCCAGCGCCACGGCGAGGGCCCCGGCTGCGACTGCAATGTAGGGGCTGCCGTTGGCGGAAAAATCCACCAGCATCGGGTGTAACGCGAGCACCAGACCGACCACGGTGATGCGCGCGTTGACGGAGGAGGCCTGGGGCTGGGCCGACGCGGTGCCGATGACGGGTGCCTGTGGGTTTTGGAGGAGCGAACGGGCCAGCGCCATGCCGAGCGCGATGACCGCCAAACCGCACAGAAGCCCGAGGATTTTGAGGGCGGTAAATTCATCGAGCCCGACCGGTAGCGAGGCGAGCAGGCCGGCCAGCCATGACCACGCGGGCGGGTGCTGGCTGACGGGGGAACTTAACGTGAGGTACGGCGTAGGATCGAAAAAATCGAACTTGCCGGGGTAATCGAGGCGGCCGGTTTCGCTCCACTGGCGGGCGACTAGGGCGTACAGGTTAACATCGCCAAAAAGCCGGTCGTTCCAGGCGAAGGCAATGAGGCGAGTGAGCAAGCCGAGGCCGAGGATGGGCCAGAGCCAGGAACGGGCGCGGGGCGCGGCGGGCGGCACTTGCCGCGTCGTTCCGCTGGGATCGTTCGCGGCCGAATCGTGAGCCGACGCGCTCTCAATCTCCGCTGTCGATCGACTGGGTTCGGGTGAGGGCATCAAACGAGGTCAGGCGCGGGAATTAAGGCCGGCGGCGAGCGTGGCGAGGGCGCGGTCAAGGCGTTGCAGGGCATCGTCGATGTCGGCATCGGTCATCGCTGCACTGATAAACCAGTTGTGGTGCGGGTGAATAAACACCCCTTCCGCCACCGCCGCTGCACACAGGTTTTGCGTGCGCAGAAACGACGGGTCGTCGGCCACCCGCACGTAGGGCATCGCCGGCGGACCGCTCGCCGCCAGCGGGATTCCGTGTTTGGCCCCAAGCGCCAAAAAGCCGTCCACAAAACGTCGACCGGTGGCGGCGAGTTTTTCGGGGATTTTGTCGCGCTCGATGATCGCCAGAGTGGACAACGCCGCCGCCATGGGCGCGGGGTCGTTCCAGTAGCTGCCGGTTAAAAACACGCGGCTGGCGGCGGCTTGGTGAACTGCACGCCCGACGCAGGCCGAAAGCGGGTGGCCGTTGGCGAGGGCTTTGCAGTAAACGGCCAGGTCGGGCGTGTAGCCGTAAACCGTATGCGAGCCGTCGCTGGACAGGCGGAAGCCGCAGCGCACGTCGTCCAAGATGAGCAGCGCACCGTTCTCGCGGCAGAGGCGGTTGGCGGCGGCCACGAATTCCGGCGTGGGCAACTGGGAGTCCGCGTAGGCCGGGTGGTGGAAGGGCGTGAGCATCAGGCCGGCGACTGCGCCTCGGTGGCGGGCGAAGAGTGCTTCGAGCGCGGCGACGTCGTTGAAGGCAAATTCGTGGATGTGCGTGCGGTCCTCGGGAAGGAGGCCGCCGTGGCCGGGGGTGCACCAGGCTTGGGTGCCGTGGTAGGCGCCGGCAATTTTGAGGATTTTGGGGCGGCCGGTGACTTCGCGTGCGACCATGATCGACCAGGTGGTGAGGTCGGCGCCGTTTTTTCCAAACACGGCCCAGTCTGCGAAATCGATGCGGGCGGTCAGGGCTTCGGCCAACTCGACGAGCAGTGAAGTCGGGTGGTTAAAGGCGGCGCCAAGTCGGCGGGCGGCATCGGCTGCGGCCTCAACTTCGGGGTGGTGGTAGCCGAGCACGATCGGGCCGTAGCCGCCCATGAAGTCGATAAACGTGTTGCCGTCGACATCGCGGTAGCGGCAGCCAAAGCCCTCGGCGGCAAAATACGGCACCGCACCCGGCACCGTGGCTGCCGGTGTAGTGTGGCCGTAAATACCGCCGGGAATCACGGCGGCGGCGCGGCGGAAAAGGGCGTGGGATTGGGTGAAGTTCAAAGGACGCTGGGAGCTACTGACTACGGATTGGTTGCACACGAAACACACTAAAAAACACGAAAAACGGATGGGGGACTCGGAGTTTTTTAACCGCTAATAGGCGCTAATAGGCGCTAATGGTTCGGATCTACTCACTACTCGCTACCCGCTACTGTTTTTTGAGCAGCTTGCCGACTTTGAGCATGAGGATTCCTAGGTTTTCGGCTAGAGGGAGATGTCCTTCGATGCGGAGGGTGCCGAGGCCGAGCGCGGCGGGGGCGTCGAGGCGGTGGTCCAATTCGGCGAGGACGGTGGCGATGTTGGCGAAGGTGATACGGGCGGTGACGGGCGTGGCGGGTTCACCGGTGCCGACGGTGAGCGTGGCGAGGTCGATCCAGAGCGTGGCGGGCAAGGCGGGACAGGTGAAGATGACCGTGCCGCAGGAAAGGTGGGCGTGGTCGGCAGGGTGGAGCCGGAGCCAGGTAATAGAGGCGCGGATACCGACGAGAAGGCTGCCCCAGGCGTGGAGGGCAAGGTGAGTTTCGGTGCAAGTGGTGAGGAGTGCTTCGAGTCGTGCGCCGGCAGCGGAGAAACGGCGGACTTGCGGGAGTTGGCTCCATCCGGCGAGGGGCAAGGTGAGCGCGGGGCGGTGAGCGACGGTGCGGAGGAATTGTCCGGCCGACGGAAACCAGAGGCGGAGGTCGCCTGGTCGAGCCGCTTCCGTCGAGGTAGTTATGGTGCCGTTGGCCAGGAAAACGATACGCAGGGACTCCGGAATGCCGCGCACGGAAAGGGTGACTGCAAATTCACGCGAGCCACCGGCGGCATGACGCAACGTTTCATCGTGCGCCGCGAGCATTCCCAGAGCAGGGAGGGCGGCGTGAAGATGAAGGGTTGCGAGGAGGAGCGGTGAAGGGGGCATGCGCCCGGAGGCCATGCGGTGAAAAGACAGACCGCAGGCGGCGGCGCCACCTTTTTCAGGAGCGCCCGAAAGGATGTTTCGGACGGGAGGGGCGGCGCATAAGGGCGAAGCCCAGACCCAGTGCACCGAAGATTTGCGCGGCGGCGGCGGGTTCGGGGACAGGTTGGGCGGTCAA is part of the Opitutus sp. genome and harbors:
- a CDS encoding autotransporter-associated beta strand repeat-containing protein translates to MTSFYRFFLFCNELTTTWVALACFAFIGAVLPAPTWAQVAANQLPTGGSVVAGSASLTQDAAVLNINQSTARAAIDWATFNVGSAAQVNFNQPSSSSVTLNRVLDSNPSQIFGRITAPGQVFLTNPNGVVFAPGASVDVGGLVATTHRIGVDDFMAGGTTFERNGATGSVSNAGELRAALGGYIALLAPDVRNDGVIIAQSGTVALASGEAISLNFAGNGTLAGLTATPSQIAALVENNNAVLAPGGLIILSAQAVSSLQGGVIRHSGTLSASSLTEKGGRIWLEGDDISLTSSSQITATGATGGGEVLVGGDWMGGGTLKHAKVVTMEAGASIDASAITNGDGGKVVLWSDDYTGFHGTIAATSGISSGDGGQVETSSYNILQAFGTVDTSASAGQAGNWLLDPRNVTIAASGASGTAYSSTFTPTATSTILASSIVTSLNAGTSVTITTGSTGTDAGDITVASAIATGTAAGTRTLTLTAAGAIAVNANISNSTGTLNLVLNAGGTIDGTGAISGTGTTTFNPGTSGGEYSGNISKTNVIKEGSGRLMLSGNNTYTGTTTINDGRIRLGSTTALGTTASGTTIATGAALDLNGVTLSTAEALTLNGNWLDNGTEVGALHNDSSTTATYSGPITLGSDSSIASLTGNITLSGTIATAGFDLSVRGSENGTVSGIISGSGSLIKLGAGTWTLGAANTYTGATTISNGTLALNSTGTIESSSGVDVGSGDTFSIAGNKTIDSLTGSGTTDLGSNTLTIGDASNRSATYSGIISGTGGDITKAGTGTLTLSGANTFTGGTALNAGTLNLGSSGAIGSSGTISFGGGILQYSSANTTDYSSRFSTASSQLYNVDTNGQSVTWASALTSSGGTLTKAGTGTLTLGGVNTYTGATTISAGTLALNSTGTIASSSGITNNSAFSIGGNKTIDSMTGSGTTALGSNTLTIGDATNTSATYSGIISGTGGLTKAGTGTLTLSGVNTFTGLTTISEGILAATHSSALGTSAGGVTIAAGAALQLSGGITLADAISIVGGTSIRNLSGNNTLTGLITLTNDTIIQSDAGMLTLNPTSGSAITGVVFLRFNGAGDITVSDPLTIGKLFMLGTGTLTLSGANTYTGGTELSAGTLNLGSSGALGSSGTITFGGGTLQYSSANITDYSSRFSTDASQQYKVDTNGQSVTWASALTSSGGTLTKAGTGTLTLGGVNTYTGATTISAGTLGLNSTGTIASSSGVANSGNFTIAGNKIIDSMTGSGTTELGSNTLTIGDATNTSATYSGIISGTGGLTKAGTGTLTLSGGNTFTGATTISAGTLALNSTGTIATSSGVANSGNFTIAGNKIIDSMTGSGTTALSSFTLTIGDADNRDATYSGIISGGGGLTKAGTGTLTLSGANTFTGATTISTGTLKLGSTAALGTIDGSTTVASGAALDLNGFTLSTAEALTLNGTGVSSGGALTNSSATAATYSGLITLGSTSSIVASSGNIVLSNTGTITGSGFGLTLDGTATGSSLASIIGTGAGTLTKAGSGTWTLSGANTFTGLTTISVGTLKLGSTAALGTTAGGTSVTSGAALDLNGFTLSTAEALTLNGTGVSSGGALTNSSATSATYSGLITLGSTSSIVASSGNIVLSNTGTITGSGFGLTLDGTATGSSLASIIGTGAGTLTKAGSGTWTLSGINTFTGATTISVGTLALNSTGTIATSSGVANSGNFTIAGSKTIDSMTGSGTTDLGASNTLTIGDASNTSATYSGIISGTGGLTKAGTGTLTLGGVNTFTGSTTISAGTLALDSTGTIADSSGVTNNGSFTIGANKVIQVLNGSGSINLNSHTLTLGSSGTNSIFSGVISGTGGIAKVGFTGLTLSGANTYSGATTISQGDLYLNTNNSLSDSTAVSVSSGSFFVLLNNFSDTVGSIEGAGTINLGTGTLTVGSNNTSTTFSGIIQETGSLVKSGTGTLTLGGVNLFTGATTISAGTLALDSTGTIATSSGVANSGNFSIAGNKTIDSMTGSGTTALGSNTLTIGDSSNTTATYNGIISGTGGITKVGAGSLILTGNNTFSGTTTITAGSLSVGNAGTSGTLGSGLVTNNASLIYSRSDSVSLSALSGNVSGTGNLTATIQGALLVDRTITLSGASSSILLTAGYNTAAGTATGGDVTITSPVTTTSGGKITVFSGNADTANLSAQMSGATGATKFKTYNASNASLSGAVAGTRNFYYRVNPSLSISGLTASKTYDGTTSATSSLSGGTLSGALDGDSYTLADLSLSSATYSTKDVGSRTLDAAYSFTAGTNGGFFVSGYGVNAFSGAGAGTIAAKALSLTASNATKTYGDTQSFAGTEFTSSGLVTGETIGSVTLTNSGGGATANVNSYAITPSAATGGTFTDSNYAISYVNGSQTVNPRVINLTGSRQYDGTTTLANGIFTLGNLANSETLALTGSGSMADKHIGTGKTVTLGTLALGNGTGAASNYTFTGGTHVTDITVAPITLTTSAVTKTYDGTTSAVGALAVSSGTLFGSDAISGGSFAFNTATAGVGNKTVTVSGATLNDNNGGSNYTISYAANTTSTINKATLTARADNDARFFSQTDTAGYKDVSYAGFVAGEGSGVLGGTLAIARSGLTGDGSADAAGSYALTPSGLTSANYDISFQTGTYTIVPAVSVVGDGRRRCDDLRSRQSEL
- a CDS encoding ShlB/FhaC/HecB family hemolysin secretion/activation protein yields the protein MLLGFLTAHAQTPPDAGTLRQQIEQQLPTPLPVEKKPLSTVPQDYKAAPGFSVNVTQFRFAGNTLLSPAQLDAAVASFLQRPLDFAGLQQATTAVSEAYRAAGWLVRVYLPRQEITDGIVTLQIVEGRFGQLRIEGNPPRRLTPARAEATLLAAQPAGQPINAAALDRALLVLDDLPGIAASGNLTPGSGQAETDLLLKMADEPLLTGEVGVDNTGARATGSERVTATVFLNSPLQLGDQLGANLMHSEGSDYARLAYSAPVGYDGLRLGINASRLEYDVVTAEFAAAKINGNSTSAGLDAQYPLLRSRAQNLYLSAAYDDKTFDNEANAATTTAYGVRNLSAGLMGNRFDKWGGGGANQASLTLTAGNADLDGSPNQAADAATTQTHGRYSKLRYSLSRQQALTTNFSLYVLLTGQFASKNLDSSEKFFLGGANGVRAYPSNEGGGSEGTMLNVELRWRARANLVVTGFYDWGSATLNTDNRFAGAPALNRYELDGLGVSLAWIGPAGLTLKGTYAHRLGENPNRDTTTGKDQDGSLEKGRFWLTATLPF